One region of Etheostoma cragini isolate CJK2018 chromosome 16, CSU_Ecrag_1.0, whole genome shotgun sequence genomic DNA includes:
- the LOC117959846 gene encoding calmodulin-regulated spectrin-associated protein 1-B-like isoform X2 — MDEEVTAGRDSTWRRAAAAAATAADDVGGGGMEAQVVPLELYDSARAKIDANLRWLFAKAYGIDHIPADLRDPFYTDQYDQEHIKPLVICLMLSGELYCRVCGLILHAEQATSLQSHQCVIQALSRKGTFVLKIDNTPVSDLDLSATPIKMSSHIHLIDALMMAYIVEMISIEKVVSSVKRFSNFSASKELPFDLEDAMVFWINKVNIKMREIMEKELKMKQHLMESPSHQKSPSKWYWKLVPVRYRRDHLSGRTLQHFPLVDDLLKDVCDGMALLALIHFYCPELIRLEDICLKEVPSIADCVYNIQLLQEFCNEYLEKCFYLKPEDILYSPPVLKNNVMVFIAELFWWFENVKPEFVQPRDLHEIRDVRLLLQPKSSRSHIPISNITKRSFLTSSNSADMLTTSQSPDLSTKPSSISPPQSLLPLRQRQQKVAEESTSELGKTSNTLTREHQGSILAWPERRPRPLSQPVPYALHYPLEVDADSISLARSISKDSLASNILSITPKHILGSGPQLPTHRLSGQSLLSHMRIEDEEEEIEEEELVAVIHPSAFSRRRLGSDMEQDELEIQSAASTSRVSNTRCSPRLETGLFTPGHSADSYYLEPLMPAIIKPAKEKSISLNKEEESGESRCRAAGGAGKAATNVPSTSQRKAPAAESNRCTFTPIPVAESLPSSLRPPTEGSADISQSEKRQSPGFFLHSSGEPDYYSPNSTALEVGYDSDSDIADLEEDDEEDNMELPKEVVKTGNRKYLEEGEVCECGWAEGESAKLREDSKVSERDDKEGGSGRSSPCLSTISWASSCSASGSTSVKMTSFAERKLLKLGLRDGFSSTSSSQKTTPDGSEIAPCPPWQLRSDCTSGWLGKEPSSVLGRNLVVSPPVVPSELLQLHMQLEEQRRAIEHQKKKMETLSARQRLKLGKAAFLNIVKKGGGKSDTLPLPIKHYQESSELADRSKVKTQSCKDDSCLDALKVQVKTGKTEGAQMNRNNRLNTLSQDNGAEPDLNECSHSIDLLNDAISSIQQQMMQLSLQQDRLMKCVVSPPEPLMKRVGSPPELAMCRVASPPERVESSPGITPDTTQSTPSTSDSRSFEVHFVDISGSNNAPARRPPKLSSSQRSKASEQKISKENSKMTSVKSNTQSLECSDNSSRFQDRGIAESSRLERSIQRNTTFRVPNDLDRKSSGEGSGCFLDNTLMSPSQAAEQEENNVTNLELDAVSGDENARVKGQLIKVDLSELKDPLENESADVTDCMADGEPKNALGFFFKDEEKAEDEMAKRRAAFLLKQQRKAEEARLRKQQQEVEIEVKRDEARRKAEEDRVRKEEEKARREIIKQEYLQRKQEALMEEQGLVKPRPRTKSRRSRPKSLHREDSNSLSKASTTRNSLTPSMLIKAQGSAAGCGGADLSCSHRGSTLSLVTVADSVISAGAESYRAGSVCSMETFPILSRASSRNMERDWENGSIASSITSTEYNGPKLFKEPSSKSNKPIIINAIAHCCLAGKVNETQKNVILEELEKCESNHLIILFRDSGCQFRAIYSYSPDTEEIIKFTGTGPRSIGRKMIDKLYKYSSDRKQFNVIPAKSVSVSVDALTIHNQLWQVKRPGSARRK, encoded by the exons ATCACATCCCTGCAGACCTGCGGGACCCCTTTTATACCGACCAGTATGACCAAGAACACATCAAGCCCCTTGTCATTTGCCTAATGCTGTCTGGAGAGCTCTACTGCCGTGTGTGTGGGCTCATCCTGCACGCTGAGCAGGCTACCTCACTCCAAAGTCACCAGTGTGTCATCCAGGCCCTGTCCAGGAAAGGCACCTTTGTCCTGAAAATAGACAACACACCTGTCTCTGATCTGGATCTCAGTGCAACTCCCATCAAGATG AGCTCCCACATCCACCTTATTGATGCCCTGATGATGGCCTATATAGTGGAGATGATCAGCATAGAGAAGGTGGTGTCCAGTGTCAAGCGTTTCTCGAACTTCAGTGCCTCCAAGGAGCTGCCTTTTGATCTGGAAGACGCAATGGTCTTCTGGATCAACAAA GTGAACATAAAGATGAGGGAGATCATGGAGAAAGAGCTGAAAATGAAGCAGCATTTGATGGAGTCACCCAGCCACCAGAAG TCTCCCTCCAAATGGTACTGGAAGCTTGTACCT GTGCGTTATCGGAGAGATCACCTGTCAGGTCGGACACTTCAGCACTTCCCTCTGGTGGACGACCTGTTGAAGGATGTGTGTGACGGCATGGCTCTGCTAGCTCTGATCCACTTCTATTGCCCAGAACTTATTAGACTGGAAG ATATCTGTCTGAAAGAGGTTCCCTCCATAGCAGACTGTGTGTACAACATCCAGCTACTACAGGAGTTTTGTAATGAATACCTGGAAAAATGCTTCTATCTGAAGCCTGAGGATATATTGTATTCTCCACCAGTATTAAAG AATAATGTGATGGTCTTCATTGCTGAGCTCTTCTGGTGGTTTGAGAATGTGAAGCCAGAGTTTGTCCAGCCAAGGGACCTTCATGAAATCCGAGATG TGAGATTGCTTCTGCAGCCCAAGAGTTCACGATCCCATATTCCCATCTCCAACATCACCAAACGTAGTTTCCTGACATCATCAAACTCTGCTGACATGTTGAccacatcccagagtcctgacCTCAG CACTAAACCGAGCTCCATAAGCCCACCTCAGTCTTTACTGCCcctgagacagagacaacagaAAGTGGCTGAAGAGAGCACTTCag AGCTGGGAAAAACGTCAAACACTCTGACACGGGAGCATCAGGGCTCAATACTGGCCTGGCCAGAGAGGAGGCCGAG GCCTTTATCCCAGCCAGTGCCCTACGCCCTGCATTATCCTCTGGAGGTAGATGCAGACAGTATCAGCCTTGCCCGCTCCATCAGCAAAGACAGCCTGGCCTCCAATATATTGAGTATAACCCCGAAACACATCCTGGGGTCAGGTCCTCAACTGCCAACACACAGACTCAGTGGTCAAAGCCTGCTTAGTCACATGCGCatagaggatgaggaggaggaaatagaAGAGGAGGAACTTGTTGCTGTAATTCACCCTTCTGCATTTTCTCGGCGTCGACTTGGGAGTGACATGGAGCAGGATGAGCTGGAAATCCAGAGTGCAGCCTCCACCTCAAGGGTTTCTAATACTCGTTGCTCACCGCGCCTTGAAACAGGTCTGTTTACTCCCGGCCATTCAGCAGACAGTTACTATTTGGAGCCTTTGATGCCCGCGATCATTAAGCCAGCCAAAGAGAAGAGCATCAGCCTGAACAAGGAAGAGGAGAGCGGCGAGAGTCGCTGTAGAGCGGCAGGAGGTGCTGGGAAAGCAGCCACAAATGTCCCAAGCACTTCACAGCGAAAAGCCCCAGCGGCTGAGTCAAACAGATGTACCTTTACACCCATACCTGTGGCAGAATCACTCCCTAGCTCTCTCAGGCCACCCACAGAGGGCTCGGCAGACATCTCTCAGTCTGAAAAGAGACAGTCCCCTGGCTTTTTCCTTCATTCGTCAGGAGAGCCAGACTACTATAGTCCTAACTCTACTGCGCTGGAGGTAGGGTATGATTCAGACTCTGACATTGCAGACCTTGAGGAAGATGATGAGGAAGATAATATGGAGCTGCCTAAAGAGGTTGTGAAGACAGGAAATAGAAAATACTTAGAGGAGGGGGAGGTGTGTGAATGTGGATGGGCAGAAGGTGAGTCAGCTAAACTTAGAGAAGACTCGAAGGTTAGTGAACGGGATGATAAGGAAGGCGGCAGTGGACGCTCTAGCCCTTGCCTCAGCACCATATCGTGGGCGAGCAGCTGCAGCGCTTCAGGCAGCACCAGTGTCAAGATGACCAGCTTTGCAGAGAGAAAGCTCCTTAAACTTGGCCTCCGTGATGGATTCTCAAGTACCAGCAGCTCTCAGAAGACCACACCAGATGGTTCTGAGATTGCCCCCTGTCCCCCTTGGCAACTGAGGAGTGACTGCACCTCCGGCTGGCTCGGTAAGGAGCCTAGTTCTGTGTTGGGGAGGAATTTGGTGGTGAGTCCCCCAGTAGTGCCTTCAGAGCTGCTGCAACTTCACATGCAGCTAGAAGAGCAAAGACGTGCTATTGAgcatcagaagaagaagatggagacgCTATCAGCACGACAGCGACTAAAGCTAGGGAAAGCTGCGTTTTTGAACATTGTTAAGAAGGGCGGAGGGAAGAGTGACACACTTCCCCTGCCGATAAAACACTACCAGGAATCATCAGAACTAGCTGACAGGAGTAAGGTGAAGACCCAGTCATGCAAGGATGACTCCTGTCTTGATGCCCTGAAGGTGCAGGTAAAGACAGGTAAAACAGAAGGAGCACAGATGAACAGAAACAACAGGTTAAACACTCTGTCCCAGGATAATGGGGCGGAACCAGACTTAAATGAGTGCTCCCACTCCATAGACCTTCTCAATGACGCTATTAGCTCCATTCAGCAGCAGATGATGCAGCTGTCTTTACAACAAGACCGGCTGATGAAGTGTGTTGTCTCACCCCCAGAGCCGCTAATGAAACGTGTGGGGTCACCTCCAGAACTAGCGATGTGTCGTGTGGCATCACCTCCAGAACGTGTAGAATCCAGCCCTGGCATAACCCCTGACACAACACAATCAACACCCTCTACCTCAGACTCCAGATCTTTTGAAGTTCACTTTGTAGACATCAGTGGCAGCAACAATGCCCCTGCTCGCCGTCCTCCCAAGCTTAGCTCCAGCCAACGCAGCAAAGCCTCGGAgcaaaaaataagtaaagagAACAGCAAGATGACTTCTGTCAAGTCTAATACTCAGTCCCTGGAGTGCAGCGACAATTCTAGTAGATTCCAGGACAGAGGTATTGCTGAAAGCTCCAGGCTAGAGAGAAGCATTCAGAGAAATACCACCTTCAGAGTCCCCAATGACCTTGACCGAAAAAGCAGTGGTGAGGGATCTGGGTGCTTCCTGGACAATACATTGATGTCTCCCTCACAGGCTGCAGAACAAGAGGAGAACAACGTTACCAACTTAGAGTTAGACGCTGTGAGTGGAGATGAGAATGCCAGGGTCAAGGGTCAACTGATCAAGGTGGACCTATCAGAGCTTAAGGATCCACTGGAGAATGAAAGTGCAGACGTTACAGACTGCATGGCAGATGGCGAGCCGAAGAATGCGCTAGGTTTCTTCTTTAAG GATGAAGAGAAAGCAGAGGATGAAATGGCGAAACGTCGTGCCGCCTTCCTCCTCAAACAGCAACGCAAAGCTGAAGAGGCTAGACTACGCAAACAGCAGCAAGAAGTCGAGATTGAGGTCAAACGTGATGAGGCCAG GCGCAAGGCAGAAGAGGACCGTGTTCgtaaggaggaagagaaggcaCGACGAGAGATAATTAAGCAGGAATACTTGCAGAGGAAGCAGGAAGCGTTGATGGAAGAGCAAGGTCTAGTCAAGCCTCGCCCACGAACTAAATCCCGCAGGAGCAGGCCTAAATCACTGCACCGTGAAGACTCCAACAGCCTCTCCAAAGCATCCACCACAC GTAATTCTTTAACGCCATCCATGTTGATCAAAGCCCAGGGCTCAGCAGCAGGCTGCGGGGGAG ctgATCTGAGCTGCAGTCATCGTGGATCGACACTCTCTTTAGTGACAGTGGCAGATAGCGTTATCTCTGCAGGGGCGGAGTCATACAG GGCTGGATCTGTGTGCTCTATGGAGACGTTCCCTATTCTGAGCAGGGCGTCTAGCAGGAACATGGAGAGGGACTGGGAGAATGGCTCTATAGCCTCTTCCATCACTTCAACCGAGTACAATG gtCCTAAACTCTTCAAAGAGCCGAGCTCCAAGTCCAACAAGCCAATCATCATCAATGCAATCGCTCACTGCTGTCTGGCTGGAAAGGTTAATGAGACCCAGAAGAATGTTATTCTTGAG GAGCTGGAAAAGTGCGAGTCCAATCACCTGATCATCCTCTTCCGCGACAGTGGGTGCCAGTTCCGCGCCATTTACTCGTACTCACCAGACACAGAGGAGATCATCAAGTTCACAGGCACAGGGCCGCGCTCTATTGGTCGGAAGATGATCGACAAGCTCTACAAATACAGCTCGGACCGCAAGCAGTTCAACGTCATCCCTGCCAAGTCAGTGTCTGTCAGTGTGGACGCCCTGACCATCCACAATCAACTCTGGCAGGTCAAGAGACCAGGGAGTGCACGGAGGAAGTGA
- the LOC117959846 gene encoding calmodulin-regulated spectrin-associated protein 1-B-like isoform X4 → MDEEVTAGRDSTWRRAAAAAATAADDVGGGGMEAQVVPLELYDSARAKIDANLRWLFAKAYGIDHIPADLRDPFYTDQYDQEHIKPLVICLMLSGELYCRVCGLILHAEQATSLQSHQCVIQALSRKGTFVLKIDNTPVSDLDLSATPIKMSSHIHLIDALMMAYIVEMISIEKVVSSVKRFSNFSASKELPFDLEDAMVFWINKVNIKMREIMEKELKMKQHLMESPSHQKPDIVHALANCLLDPVEFSRLVRYRRDHLSGRTLQHFPLVDDLLKDVCDGMALLALIHFYCPELIRLEDICLKEVPSIADCVYNIQLLQEFCNEYLEKCFYLKPEDILYSPPVLKNNVMVFIAELFWWFENVKPEFVQPRDLHEIRDVRLLLQPKSSRSHIPISNITKRSFLTSSNSADMLTTSQSPDLSTKPSSISPPQSLLPLRQRQQKVAEESTSELGKTSNTLTREHQGSILAWPERRPRPLSQPVPYALHYPLEVDADSISLARSISKDSLASNILSITPKHILGSGPQLPTHRLSGQSLLSHMRIEDEEEEIEEEELVAVIHPSAFSRRRLGSDMEQDELEIQSAASTSRVSNTRCSPRLETGLFTPGHSADSYYLEPLMPAIIKPAKEKSISLNKEEESGESRCRAAGGAGKAATNVPSTSQRKAPAAESNRCTFTPIPVAESLPSSLRPPTEGSADISQSEKRQSPGFFLHSSGEPDYYSPNSTALEVGYDSDSDIADLEEDDEEDNMELPKEVVKTGNRKYLEEGEVCECGWAEGESAKLREDSKVSERDDKEGGSGRSSPCLSTISWASSCSASGSTSVKMTSFAERKLLKLGLRDGFSSTSSSQKTTPDGSEIAPCPPWQLRSDCTSGWLGKEPSSVLGRNLVVSPPVVPSELLQLHMQLEEQRRAIEHQKKKMETLSARQRLKLGKAAFLNIVKKGGGKSDTLPLPIKHYQESSELADRSKVKTQSCKDDSCLDALKVQVKTGKTEGAQMNRNNRLNTLSQDNGAEPDLNECSHSIDLLNDAISSIQQQMMQLSLQQDRLMKCVVSPPEPLMKRVGSPPELAMCRVASPPERVESSPGITPDTTQSTPSTSDSRSFEVHFVDISGSNNAPARRPPKLSSSQRSKASEQKISKENSKMTSVKSNTQSLECSDNSSRFQDRGIAESSRLERSIQRNTTFRVPNDLDRKSSGEGSGCFLDNTLMSPSQAAEQEENNVTNLELDAVSGDENARVKGQLIKVDLSELKDPLENESADVTDCMADGEPKNALGFFFKDEEKAEDEMAKRRAAFLLKQQRKAEEARLRKQQQEVEIEVKRDEARRKAEEDRVRKEEEKARREIIKQEYLQRKQEALMEEQGLVKPRPRTKSRRSRPKSLHREDSNSLSKASTTPDLSCSHRGSTLSLVTVADSVISAGAESYRAGSVCSMETFPILSRASSRNMERDWENGSIASSITSTEYNGPKLFKEPSSKSNKPIIINAIAHCCLAGKVNETQKNVILEELEKCESNHLIILFRDSGCQFRAIYSYSPDTEEIIKFTGTGPRSIGRKMIDKLYKYSSDRKQFNVIPAKSVSVSVDALTIHNQLWQVKRPGSARRK, encoded by the exons ATCACATCCCTGCAGACCTGCGGGACCCCTTTTATACCGACCAGTATGACCAAGAACACATCAAGCCCCTTGTCATTTGCCTAATGCTGTCTGGAGAGCTCTACTGCCGTGTGTGTGGGCTCATCCTGCACGCTGAGCAGGCTACCTCACTCCAAAGTCACCAGTGTGTCATCCAGGCCCTGTCCAGGAAAGGCACCTTTGTCCTGAAAATAGACAACACACCTGTCTCTGATCTGGATCTCAGTGCAACTCCCATCAAGATG AGCTCCCACATCCACCTTATTGATGCCCTGATGATGGCCTATATAGTGGAGATGATCAGCATAGAGAAGGTGGTGTCCAGTGTCAAGCGTTTCTCGAACTTCAGTGCCTCCAAGGAGCTGCCTTTTGATCTGGAAGACGCAATGGTCTTCTGGATCAACAAA GTGAACATAAAGATGAGGGAGATCATGGAGAAAGAGCTGAAAATGAAGCAGCATTTGATGGAGTCACCCAGCCACCAGAAG CCTGATATAGTGCATGCTCTGGCCAACTGTTTATTGGACCCTGTGGAGTTCTCCCGCTTG GTGCGTTATCGGAGAGATCACCTGTCAGGTCGGACACTTCAGCACTTCCCTCTGGTGGACGACCTGTTGAAGGATGTGTGTGACGGCATGGCTCTGCTAGCTCTGATCCACTTCTATTGCCCAGAACTTATTAGACTGGAAG ATATCTGTCTGAAAGAGGTTCCCTCCATAGCAGACTGTGTGTACAACATCCAGCTACTACAGGAGTTTTGTAATGAATACCTGGAAAAATGCTTCTATCTGAAGCCTGAGGATATATTGTATTCTCCACCAGTATTAAAG AATAATGTGATGGTCTTCATTGCTGAGCTCTTCTGGTGGTTTGAGAATGTGAAGCCAGAGTTTGTCCAGCCAAGGGACCTTCATGAAATCCGAGATG TGAGATTGCTTCTGCAGCCCAAGAGTTCACGATCCCATATTCCCATCTCCAACATCACCAAACGTAGTTTCCTGACATCATCAAACTCTGCTGACATGTTGAccacatcccagagtcctgacCTCAG CACTAAACCGAGCTCCATAAGCCCACCTCAGTCTTTACTGCCcctgagacagagacaacagaAAGTGGCTGAAGAGAGCACTTCag AGCTGGGAAAAACGTCAAACACTCTGACACGGGAGCATCAGGGCTCAATACTGGCCTGGCCAGAGAGGAGGCCGAG GCCTTTATCCCAGCCAGTGCCCTACGCCCTGCATTATCCTCTGGAGGTAGATGCAGACAGTATCAGCCTTGCCCGCTCCATCAGCAAAGACAGCCTGGCCTCCAATATATTGAGTATAACCCCGAAACACATCCTGGGGTCAGGTCCTCAACTGCCAACACACAGACTCAGTGGTCAAAGCCTGCTTAGTCACATGCGCatagaggatgaggaggaggaaatagaAGAGGAGGAACTTGTTGCTGTAATTCACCCTTCTGCATTTTCTCGGCGTCGACTTGGGAGTGACATGGAGCAGGATGAGCTGGAAATCCAGAGTGCAGCCTCCACCTCAAGGGTTTCTAATACTCGTTGCTCACCGCGCCTTGAAACAGGTCTGTTTACTCCCGGCCATTCAGCAGACAGTTACTATTTGGAGCCTTTGATGCCCGCGATCATTAAGCCAGCCAAAGAGAAGAGCATCAGCCTGAACAAGGAAGAGGAGAGCGGCGAGAGTCGCTGTAGAGCGGCAGGAGGTGCTGGGAAAGCAGCCACAAATGTCCCAAGCACTTCACAGCGAAAAGCCCCAGCGGCTGAGTCAAACAGATGTACCTTTACACCCATACCTGTGGCAGAATCACTCCCTAGCTCTCTCAGGCCACCCACAGAGGGCTCGGCAGACATCTCTCAGTCTGAAAAGAGACAGTCCCCTGGCTTTTTCCTTCATTCGTCAGGAGAGCCAGACTACTATAGTCCTAACTCTACTGCGCTGGAGGTAGGGTATGATTCAGACTCTGACATTGCAGACCTTGAGGAAGATGATGAGGAAGATAATATGGAGCTGCCTAAAGAGGTTGTGAAGACAGGAAATAGAAAATACTTAGAGGAGGGGGAGGTGTGTGAATGTGGATGGGCAGAAGGTGAGTCAGCTAAACTTAGAGAAGACTCGAAGGTTAGTGAACGGGATGATAAGGAAGGCGGCAGTGGACGCTCTAGCCCTTGCCTCAGCACCATATCGTGGGCGAGCAGCTGCAGCGCTTCAGGCAGCACCAGTGTCAAGATGACCAGCTTTGCAGAGAGAAAGCTCCTTAAACTTGGCCTCCGTGATGGATTCTCAAGTACCAGCAGCTCTCAGAAGACCACACCAGATGGTTCTGAGATTGCCCCCTGTCCCCCTTGGCAACTGAGGAGTGACTGCACCTCCGGCTGGCTCGGTAAGGAGCCTAGTTCTGTGTTGGGGAGGAATTTGGTGGTGAGTCCCCCAGTAGTGCCTTCAGAGCTGCTGCAACTTCACATGCAGCTAGAAGAGCAAAGACGTGCTATTGAgcatcagaagaagaagatggagacgCTATCAGCACGACAGCGACTAAAGCTAGGGAAAGCTGCGTTTTTGAACATTGTTAAGAAGGGCGGAGGGAAGAGTGACACACTTCCCCTGCCGATAAAACACTACCAGGAATCATCAGAACTAGCTGACAGGAGTAAGGTGAAGACCCAGTCATGCAAGGATGACTCCTGTCTTGATGCCCTGAAGGTGCAGGTAAAGACAGGTAAAACAGAAGGAGCACAGATGAACAGAAACAACAGGTTAAACACTCTGTCCCAGGATAATGGGGCGGAACCAGACTTAAATGAGTGCTCCCACTCCATAGACCTTCTCAATGACGCTATTAGCTCCATTCAGCAGCAGATGATGCAGCTGTCTTTACAACAAGACCGGCTGATGAAGTGTGTTGTCTCACCCCCAGAGCCGCTAATGAAACGTGTGGGGTCACCTCCAGAACTAGCGATGTGTCGTGTGGCATCACCTCCAGAACGTGTAGAATCCAGCCCTGGCATAACCCCTGACACAACACAATCAACACCCTCTACCTCAGACTCCAGATCTTTTGAAGTTCACTTTGTAGACATCAGTGGCAGCAACAATGCCCCTGCTCGCCGTCCTCCCAAGCTTAGCTCCAGCCAACGCAGCAAAGCCTCGGAgcaaaaaataagtaaagagAACAGCAAGATGACTTCTGTCAAGTCTAATACTCAGTCCCTGGAGTGCAGCGACAATTCTAGTAGATTCCAGGACAGAGGTATTGCTGAAAGCTCCAGGCTAGAGAGAAGCATTCAGAGAAATACCACCTTCAGAGTCCCCAATGACCTTGACCGAAAAAGCAGTGGTGAGGGATCTGGGTGCTTCCTGGACAATACATTGATGTCTCCCTCACAGGCTGCAGAACAAGAGGAGAACAACGTTACCAACTTAGAGTTAGACGCTGTGAGTGGAGATGAGAATGCCAGGGTCAAGGGTCAACTGATCAAGGTGGACCTATCAGAGCTTAAGGATCCACTGGAGAATGAAAGTGCAGACGTTACAGACTGCATGGCAGATGGCGAGCCGAAGAATGCGCTAGGTTTCTTCTTTAAG GATGAAGAGAAAGCAGAGGATGAAATGGCGAAACGTCGTGCCGCCTTCCTCCTCAAACAGCAACGCAAAGCTGAAGAGGCTAGACTACGCAAACAGCAGCAAGAAGTCGAGATTGAGGTCAAACGTGATGAGGCCAG GCGCAAGGCAGAAGAGGACCGTGTTCgtaaggaggaagagaaggcaCGACGAGAGATAATTAAGCAGGAATACTTGCAGAGGAAGCAGGAAGCGTTGATGGAAGAGCAAGGTCTAGTCAAGCCTCGCCCACGAACTAAATCCCGCAGGAGCAGGCCTAAATCACTGCACCGTGAAGACTCCAACAGCCTCTCCAAAGCATCCACCACAC ctgATCTGAGCTGCAGTCATCGTGGATCGACACTCTCTTTAGTGACAGTGGCAGATAGCGTTATCTCTGCAGGGGCGGAGTCATACAG GGCTGGATCTGTGTGCTCTATGGAGACGTTCCCTATTCTGAGCAGGGCGTCTAGCAGGAACATGGAGAGGGACTGGGAGAATGGCTCTATAGCCTCTTCCATCACTTCAACCGAGTACAATG gtCCTAAACTCTTCAAAGAGCCGAGCTCCAAGTCCAACAAGCCAATCATCATCAATGCAATCGCTCACTGCTGTCTGGCTGGAAAGGTTAATGAGACCCAGAAGAATGTTATTCTTGAG GAGCTGGAAAAGTGCGAGTCCAATCACCTGATCATCCTCTTCCGCGACAGTGGGTGCCAGTTCCGCGCCATTTACTCGTACTCACCAGACACAGAGGAGATCATCAAGTTCACAGGCACAGGGCCGCGCTCTATTGGTCGGAAGATGATCGACAAGCTCTACAAATACAGCTCGGACCGCAAGCAGTTCAACGTCATCCCTGCCAAGTCAGTGTCTGTCAGTGTGGACGCCCTGACCATCCACAATCAACTCTGGCAGGTCAAGAGACCAGGGAGTGCACGGAGGAAGTGA